A single region of the Aeromicrobium chenweiae genome encodes:
- a CDS encoding DUF1772 domain-containing protein, translated as MAETLLTVAVVLTGLSAGLFAAFSYAVMPGLRRTDDAVFVQAMRAVNVAILNPVFGVVLVGPTAAAVAAVVAGWDSDARWWTVAGALLYALGAFVVTAAVNVPRNDALAAGTADASVLRRQFEATWVRWNHVRSVLTTAGFVCLVRAVLAQ; from the coding sequence ATGGCCGAGACGCTCCTGACCGTGGCCGTGGTGCTGACGGGCCTGTCGGCCGGGCTGTTCGCGGCGTTCTCGTACGCGGTCATGCCCGGCCTGCGACGGACCGACGACGCCGTCTTCGTCCAGGCGATGCGGGCCGTCAACGTCGCGATCCTCAACCCGGTCTTCGGGGTCGTGCTGGTCGGGCCGACGGCCGCCGCGGTGGCGGCGGTGGTCGCAGGATGGGACAGCGACGCGCGGTGGTGGACGGTCGCGGGTGCCCTGCTCTACGCCCTCGGTGCGTTCGTCGTGACCGCGGCGGTCAACGTGCCGCGCAACGACGCGTTGGCGGCCGGCACGGCGGACGCCTCGGTGCTGCGCCGGCAGTTCGAGGCGACGTGGGTCAGGTGGAACCACGTGCGCTCGGTGCTGACGACCGCCGGCTTCGTGTGCCTCGTGCGAGCCGTCCTGGCCCAGTGA
- a CDS encoding phospho-sugar mutase — protein MTDDLVARAQDWLSQDPDPATRAELQELLDAGDTAGLEDRFSERLQFGTAGLRGALGAGPNRMNRVIVAQAAAGLAAYLLEHGSSPSVVVGYDARHNSDVFARDTAEIMEGAGVHAFLLPTHLPTPVLAFAIRHLGCSAGVMVTASHNPPQDNGYKVYLEDSSQIVPPADADISAAIDAVGRVDEMPRSDAYETLGPEVAEAYVEAVVALPQDGPRDVVAVYTPMHGVGRDTLVEAVDRAGFPPLHVVAEQAEPDPDFPTVAFPNPEEPGAMDLALKLASNVGADIIVANDPDADRCAVGVRDGESYRMLSGDQVGALLAEFLLQRGVTGTYAASIVSSDLLGRQAAAYDQPWEQTLTGFKWIGKIPTLAFGFEEALGYSVAPHIARDKDGVSAIVTVLEMAARLKSEGRTLIDQLDDIYRQHGLHATSQLSVRVDDLTIISRAMEVLRTSPPTSLGGLDVTSVDDLADGYHGLPSTDGIRLGLDGGARIICRPSGTEPKLKCYIEVVIPVTDSIDEARDVADTQIAGIKTDLAEALGI, from the coding sequence ATGACCGACGACCTCGTCGCCCGCGCCCAGGACTGGCTGTCCCAGGACCCCGACCCCGCGACCCGCGCCGAGCTGCAGGAGCTGCTCGACGCCGGTGACACCGCAGGCCTGGAGGACCGGTTCTCCGAGCGCCTGCAGTTCGGCACCGCGGGACTCCGCGGCGCCCTCGGAGCCGGACCGAACCGGATGAACCGCGTCATCGTCGCGCAGGCCGCCGCCGGCCTGGCGGCATACCTGCTCGAGCACGGTTCCTCCCCCTCGGTGGTGGTCGGCTACGACGCGCGCCACAACTCCGACGTGTTCGCCCGTGACACCGCCGAGATCATGGAGGGCGCGGGCGTGCACGCGTTCCTGCTGCCCACGCACCTGCCGACCCCGGTCCTCGCCTTCGCGATCCGTCACCTCGGCTGCAGCGCCGGCGTCATGGTCACCGCCTCGCACAACCCGCCGCAGGACAACGGCTACAAGGTCTACCTCGAGGACTCCAGCCAGATCGTCCCGCCCGCGGACGCCGACATCTCCGCGGCCATCGACGCGGTGGGCCGCGTGGACGAGATGCCGCGCAGCGACGCGTACGAGACCCTCGGCCCCGAGGTTGCCGAGGCGTACGTCGAGGCCGTCGTCGCCCTGCCGCAGGACGGTCCGCGTGACGTGGTGGCCGTCTACACCCCGATGCACGGCGTCGGTCGCGACACCTTGGTCGAGGCCGTGGACCGCGCCGGCTTCCCGCCGCTGCACGTCGTGGCCGAGCAGGCCGAGCCCGACCCGGACTTCCCGACCGTCGCGTTCCCCAACCCCGAGGAGCCCGGGGCGATGGACCTGGCGCTGAAGCTCGCGTCGAACGTCGGTGCGGACATCATCGTGGCCAACGACCCGGACGCCGACCGCTGCGCCGTCGGCGTGCGGGACGGCGAGTCGTACCGGATGCTGAGCGGCGACCAGGTCGGCGCGCTGCTCGCGGAGTTCCTGCTGCAGCGTGGCGTCACGGGCACGTACGCCGCCTCGATCGTCTCCTCCGACCTGCTCGGGCGGCAGGCCGCGGCGTACGACCAGCCCTGGGAGCAGACGCTCACCGGGTTCAAGTGGATCGGGAAGATCCCGACCCTCGCCTTCGGCTTCGAGGAGGCGCTCGGCTACAGCGTCGCCCCCCACATCGCCCGCGACAAGGACGGCGTGTCGGCGATCGTCACGGTCCTCGAGATGGCGGCCCGGCTGAAGAGCGAGGGCCGGACCCTCATCGACCAGCTCGACGACATCTACCGCCAGCACGGCCTCCACGCCACCTCGCAGCTCTCGGTGCGGGTCGACGACCTGACGATCATCTCGCGCGCGATGGAGGTGCTGCGCACCTCGCCGCCCACGTCCCTCGGCGGGCTGGACGTCACGTCCGTCGACGACCTCGCCGACGGCTACCACGGGCTTCCGTCGACCGACGGCATCCGGCTCGGCCTCGACGGCGGCGCCCGCATCATCTGCCGTCCGTCCGGCACCGAGCCGAAGCTCAAGTGCTACATCGAGGTCGTCATCCCCGTGACCGACTCCATCGACGAGGCCCGGGACGTGGCAGACACGCAGATCGCCGGCATCAAGACCGACCTCGCGGAGGCACTGGGGATCTGA
- a CDS encoding NAD-dependent epimerase/dehydratase family protein: MKVLVTGAAGSIGRTLVRGLPAAGHELRGLDLVAADTDGCALGWVTGDCLDPAVASEAVRGVDAVVHLAGNPDEDSLPASLESHVHATARLLDAMVEHGVGRIVYASSNHAVGQTPRSELLTTHVPPRPDTFYGVAKVAAEALLSLYADRHGIAATALRIGTFEERPSTVRALSTWLSPDDAVRLADAAARRTSGGLEVVYGVSANTRGWWDLRPGRALGYDPQDDAETYADLVAPRPEDDDDAAHVGGPFVTDPPRPAF; the protein is encoded by the coding sequence ATGAAGGTCCTCGTCACGGGCGCGGCCGGCTCGATCGGCCGCACGCTCGTGCGGGGGCTTCCCGCCGCCGGCCACGAGCTGCGCGGCCTCGACCTGGTCGCCGCCGACACGGACGGCTGCGCGCTGGGCTGGGTCACCGGCGACTGCCTCGACCCGGCGGTCGCGTCGGAGGCCGTCCGGGGCGTCGACGCCGTGGTCCACCTGGCCGGCAACCCCGACGAGGACAGCCTCCCCGCCAGCCTGGAGTCCCACGTGCACGCGACCGCGCGCCTGCTGGACGCGATGGTGGAGCACGGGGTGGGACGGATCGTCTACGCCAGCAGCAACCACGCGGTCGGTCAGACGCCGCGCAGCGAGCTGCTGACCACCCACGTGCCGCCCCGCCCCGACACGTTCTACGGGGTCGCGAAGGTGGCCGCCGAGGCGCTGCTGAGCCTCTACGCCGACCGGCACGGCATCGCCGCGACCGCGCTGCGCATCGGCACGTTCGAGGAGCGCCCGAGCACCGTGCGCGCCCTCTCGACCTGGCTGTCGCCCGACGACGCCGTCCGGCTGGCCGACGCAGCGGCACGCCGGACGTCCGGCGGTCTCGAGGTCGTGTACGGCGTGTCGGCCAACACCCGCGGCTGGTGGGACCTGCGTCCCGGCCGTGCTTTGGGGTACGACCCACAGGACGACGCCGAGACGTACGCCGACCTGGTGGCCCCCCGACCCGAGGACGACGACGATGCAGCCCACGTCGGCGGCCCCTTCGTCACCGATCCGCCCCGACCTGCTTTCTGA